In Corylus avellana chromosome ca8, CavTom2PMs-1.0, the genomic stretch TGCATGaaaatttctcccaaaaaataaaataataatttacataTAAATTATCTTTGCTTATTATTGCTAATTTCATCATTCTCATGATCACATGTCGCCTCATTTCGCACCTCTTCCaatatgataaagaaaaaaaaaagccatagaaTATTGGTGCTAATTCTAATATATTAACAACAAATGGGTCTTAAAGATGGATCGATGAAGATTAAAATCCaacataaaaacaataaaaatgaccATCAATCTAATAAACTGTTCATCCTTAAAATGTTGGAAGGATCGGCGAAGCGAGCAGAGAAAGAACGAGAAAGGTTGTCGGGCTCCATCCAGCCTGTTCCTTGATCAAAGTTTTTGGAATACGTCTTGGGATCATAACTTGTCTGCAAAGTAACTTGAGATGTTGTAGTGGGaaacctcttcctttctctcttgaTTTTCCTCCAAAACATTTGCCACTTGGGTTGTGCTTCGGCGCCCAACTGGATGCTTCCACTGCCTCTGCCACCGCCTGAGTCCAGATTCCACCACTTCTTCATCCCCATTGCTGTACAAACAGAGGAGCTGAGGCTTATTTATATGCAGGGAgctttgcttttatttatttatttatttagttgtttTCTGAGGAGAGAAAGGAAGGTAGGAGGAGATTAGGGAGGGGCTAATTGTGGGATGAGATTTTCAAAGTAAGACCAGCGCCGAAAGAGTCTTACTTTGCAGGCCGCATGCCAACCTCTGTGACTCACCAAACTCCTTTGAAAAAGTAGtggtttatttattaaatatccacactatatatatatatatatatatatatatatatatatatatatatatattcctgatTCAAGTagattaaattatcatttatctttgCCTCCGTTTGTATTGGagtaaaatgatttatgaaaatattttttatattttttcacattttgttagaatttttcgttaaatcttattataattatcaaatacccatttttttttataaaaaatattgcaaatatgttttttttttttaaataaaaaataaacgcatgaatgtttataattttttattttattttttataataaaaaacatgagtattttgagaattttgacatgatttaaCGGAATtgaataattgaaagaaattaaaagttcgatacgcttaattgagagtttttgaacttagGTGTGTAATTTCAAAGTGTGTAAAAGTTCAAGGGGAGTTTTGAAACGTTTCTCtaagtttaaactaatagaaaataataaatttactcatttaatttatattctagcACTCTCTCTTAATAAGTAAAGTCCAACACGTtgaatatttatttgaaaagaaagaatttacgcatttaatttgtattaattataacataaaacatatcaaataaggatattttgacatgtccgcataagagggggagtgatatttgaactaatgacctctgtttcattaggcgtggtcctagctgTTGAACTACCTCGTGAGACATCAAATAAGGATATTTGTATGACTTTCTTATTACAAAGCATATTCAATTAAGGGTGTAATAAATAGTATGACTTATTGCATTTTATACGCATTCCAGCTGCCCAGCATCCACAGAATTGATAATgtcaatttatttgaaatatattGATAGTCAGCTCCGAAAGACAGATAAAAGTGATGTCATTGCTCCAAGCTAAAAATGTGGATCACGTGACCAATAGGCAATAACACTGGGATTCCTTCCattgccttcttcttcttcttcttcatgattCCAGGCGTTGAGGAGGTCAAACATATATGCTGGTTCCTCATCAACGTCTCTGTCTGCCAACGAGAATTTGGTCTTTTGCTTGACAAATGTACATGCACCAACGTGTGTAAGCCCAACAAAGGAGCAGCtgaacatgcatgcatggttaACCAGCTAGCCTACTCATATTATTGGCTCCAAATTATGGGTAGTTAAAATCTTCATATTATGTTTATCTAGTCTAGCTAATATCAATCATCTTCACCTTTAAATCCAAGCAATACTAGGaaaagctctcttctctctcgaGAGAGAAGTCCCCTTTTTTCTGCAACTCTCCATCTCCTCTGCGAGGTTTTTTCATCGTCTATGTGCGGCTCTTTTCGGAgggacattacaaaaaaaaaaaaatcccttcccagtgtttttaaaaatttctcaGTGTATTTTTTGATACGCCattaaataaattcatttttttatgcAACTCGTACGCTAGgaaaatattcattttcttcttgGCGTATTATATACATTAGGAAAGGGTGCACGTACAATTTTCTTTTAGGATATGGCCTCTGTTAAAAAATACCATATGTGGTAAAAATAACAACGTACGGTGTCGACTTCTTGGAGCCTAGCAAAAAGTTGAGGCAAAGGATGCCGTTTGTTTTCAAGGAAAACTCTGACACAAAGTTGCTTCAGTTGGATCACAAAATCGGAGTTCAATTGGAACAAAATCGAGCTTAGAACTTGTCCAAAAAGCCGAAGTTGAAGATTTTAGTAAAGAGAGACTTTGCTTTTTCCCTTCTCCCCTCTTTCCCTCTGCCTAGTGCAGTCGTTTCCCCTCCCTCCTTCGTAAcccttcctcttcttttctttcttttttacctCTGAGTAGCGATGCCACTGTTCTTCTTCCCAGACCACCTCGCCTTTCCTGGTCGCCCCCTTTAGTCGGCTCAACTCCCAGCAAACTTCACGATTTTTAGGTGTTTCTCATATCTTGTTTTCTCCAACCCCGATTTGTCGCCCTCCGATCTTCCACAACTCCAACGCGCCGCACCAATGTCTTCACCGGCCTCCCAGCTTTCCACCGCTGCCGGCACTGTCTTGTTCCAGTCACCACGTGCAACCACGTGGTCCTCATGCGCCTGCGCGTGGATCTTATGCACCAGTGCATGAATCATACGCGTCGCTGCGTGTCCTTCGAACTGCTTCCAGAAGCTATTCCTCAACCCTGTCCTCTGTTTAAGCTGCTGTTCAGAGTGTTTTAttgctgctttttttttttttttcttgtattttttttttcttgtttcttgcaACTTGTTTGTTTTATAGGTTATTGTCTCCCTGCTCTTAATTGTTTTACTCTTACCGTGAAGACTTTTGTAGTCGGATTTGTGTTGTTCTCACTCTATCGTTCAGTCCCTACATCAAACTATGATAGTGCATATTCGGCTTCAGCCTCTTTTCAGAGGTTGTTGATGGTTCCTAGTGATACTTCAAATAGGCTCTCGCCTTAATCTGTatcccttttgtttttgtaactGCCTTGTGCGGCCCATTGAGAGGACCAGGTCAAGGGGAGCCCAccccattttttgtttttaggatcgtccactttttctttttggatcaGGAATGAGAATGATCCTCCCTTATAAccattttccttattcaattaaaaaaaaaaaaaaaatcattttcacatttaacaaattatgtttagaaaatATTATTGTGCAAAAGATCACAATTGCGGTAAATAAGATAAGACAATCACACACAATAACATTAAGATTTACATGGTTTCTCGATGTAAGATACGTTTACAGGTGGAAACGATCACGAATAAATTCATTATCAAAGGTTGAGtacaaaattgaaaagagaaaatcactcaaaactcAAAGCCTCAATATGCCTAAATCTCTTTATTACACAATAGAAATTGTTAGTTTTTAGATTGGCTCATTCAGTGATCCTTTTGTAATAAGTTCAAATGAGTGTAAGTCTAAAGAAATGCAGAAAGAAGAATGGTCTAGTCTCGAGTTTCTGGACACCCAAAAGACATGTCTGAACAGGACTTTTGGAGAAACCAACAAAGATTGACATATCCGGACAGGGCGATTGGATGTTCGGACAGTGTTTCCCGAGAGGTTATTTTCACACTAAATGTCCGGACAGCCAGAAGATGTGTCCGAACATGATTTCCAAAGAGTTCAATTTCTAAGACCTGTCCGGACAAGTATGGTTATAACAGattgtaaccctagccatgtccggaggTTATTTTCATACTAAATGTTCGGACAGCTAGAGGATGTGTCCGAACATGATTTCCAAAGAGTTCAATTTCCAAGACCTGTCCGGACAAGTATCGTTACAACAAAtcgtaaccctagccatgtccggacattcATTAACCCTATCCGGACACAATTGCTTTATTTTAACCGAATTCTATTTTGAAAAGGACTGTGCTGAAATCTATGTATAGGTGACTGTCACGTATATTTTCATTTACATATTCCAAGAGCGAATACTGCTTTGCTAAGAAAGCTTTTGAGATTCAAAGCTTTAggtctctctcttagagttagaGGTTGTGTCTTCATCCACAAATCCAAAACAACCAAAGCCTATTGTTCCTGTAAAGGATATCACATAGAAGAAACGTTCCAAAGGTTCTAGGATAACTACTGCGGTAGCGGACATAGTACATGGGATTGTTAGTTGCAAAGGTTGCTTTGACATTGTGTAATTTCTCGTTATTCTATTGTGAATAATTTCTTAGGTTTGGCTGCACTAGAGAgcttttacttttagagagttatctaaaaagttttctctttgtaatcaaatatttgtgTCTCCTTGATTTacagcttttatatatatttaatgaatTGTTGCATGCTTAATAGTTTTAACTTCCGTATATTGTTGGTgaacacctattcaaccccaTTCTAGGTGTAGATTGGAGTTTATTAGGTTTTTGAGAGACTATTCCCCAAAAAGAGAGAACGAAAAGACAAACTTATTTTTTGTTGGGAATGAGTGATGGCtggtctctctctttttctctttcactATCAAGCCTCTTTTCTTTACTCTCTTGTTTCGACTCCttcaaaaccaagaagaaaagaCATGTGTGCTATCCTTAGATTCTCTTCTCTTGTACCTATGGCGATCCCACTATCTCATTACAGATAGAAGGGTGAACCCACAGCTCAATAAATTCAAGCAAACTAGTAAGTTATAAATTGAGAACtcttttgtattgaaaaaacATCTCATTACAAGTGTTTACTAAACAACCACATATGCAAGTTTTACACAAAGGAGTTTTAATAAACTTATAGCTATTTCGTAAACCATGTGATAGACAAATTGATACATagtaataaaatagaataatctttctttgtattttcttaCTACATAATTAATTCCACATTTCATAATATGAAAACAGTAATTTAAATCATAACGTTGCATATTATGTTTTAAACACATAGCATTGCAAAGCACACCGAAACATATCAATGAATTTACACTCTCACTTATCTTTAGCGGTTTCTTAAGCGATACCCCCTAAGTCCTAACCAATAGAGgttattaataatttattagcTTCAAGGTGGTAAGTGTGTAGCCTCGCTTAACTCTTAGGTTGTTAGACAACGTTATTTCTCCCTTCCTATCATCGGAGTGTCGGACGTATTATCTCTCCTAATCGTTAAGCTTTCACATGCAATCAtacaaaaaaacattatatttttctcataataTTTTCCTCTTCACAAATCACATTGTTCTTCCAAAATTCAGCCAATTTTCATAAATCTGTTTCTTTGAGAACACATTTTCGTTTAACACGTGTAAAATATCTAAAAAATACATTCACGCCTGTAATCAAAAGAACAAAGCTCAAGGAAAATATACAGAATGTGCTTTTGTAAAATAATGCAAGACCAGTTGCATTTACAGTTTGAGCTTATATTTTCATAAACAAATTTCACAACCCCGTACACTTTCTGCATAAATATTGTATCTGTACATTAGACTCTACACTCTACTTTGactcttaaattattttttaaattctattGTTCtttcaaacttcatttttatacTTTTGTTGTCTTGTTGGTAGCATGTTCGAACTACGTATACTTTCCCTAAACATTGGTTACGCTACTCCCTAAACATTGGTTATGCTACTGTACTACCTAGTACATTGGGTAGtgcttagagcatgtttgaagaagttgcgtttaaaaaataaagcttttaagtcaaaataagcttttgggcaaaatctttatttttaaacttttgccaaaaatgttttttttttttttactatttttaggcttttggatctttaaaagtgctttttaattttttttaccaaacgagtgcttttttcttcaaacggactttttgagtgttaaaagtacttttaggctcttcaaatgcaatctcaaacagctCTCTAGCATTAGCAGCAAACGtccaacaattttttaaaaatttaagaaatcatactactttttactttcctACCCAAATATACATCACAATAAATTTtccatatattattaaaataatatttttaacttttttttttccatatatttcagaaaaatcttttttttttttttgacatggccgcaaaagagggggagggggattcgaactagtgacctccgcttcattaagcgtgttccaaaccgattgaactacctctggGGACAgaaaaatggtttttatttaGTCTCTTAATATCTCTTTCTCTCGTCCCTGTCTTCTCTCGTCTCTATATCTCTCTCGCTCAATCTCTCTCCTCGCCTGGCAAATTTGAGCTGCTCTCATAAAAAAGCCTCACCATATAAAATGCCAGATCTGAACAAACATgctccatttatttatttatttttgtagtttttctgacatttttcctaggtttggctctTAGCTTCTTTATCCATTagttttaacataaaataatttcgATCACCTAAAAGTAACCCTAAACTTTTGTCAATAACACAAAAGTACtctaataaattcaaaaaaaaaaaaaaaaaagaattctttttaaattcacaccctaaaaaaatttgttttatttgttttatttgattttattaagaatattttaatCATTAAGAAGACATTGTCATTtattggtagtttgagagaacAATGTCACAATtgaattatgaaaaatattgtcaattgtgTGGTAATTTGAAgaactttccaaaaaaaaaagaaatgaggaTACGTAGGATACttatagttttttaaaaaataatattttaatagtataagaaaaaattaaaaaaaaagttattatgaAGTGTATTTGGATAGAAAAGATAAAAGGAAGATGGTAAGAATGCTTTGACGAAATGGACTGTCATTCATTAATATTTGTGCACTGTGTACAAGAAAGATTATCAAAACCACTTGAAATCAAGGATGTTAAGAGTATTTTAAGATTCTTGGTTCATTTTCCCTACCCAAAGTCTAAATAGCACTCTCATTTTCCCTACCCATAATCCTATAGAGTCTAACTAGCACTCTCATTTTCACTACCCATAATCATAGGGCAACTCTAAATAGCAATCTCATTGTCCCTACCCATAATCATAGGGCAACTCTAAATAGCAATCTCATTGTCCCTACCCATAATCATAGTCTAAATAGCACTCTCATTTTCCCTACCCACAATCATAGAGAGTCTAAAGAGCAATCTCATTTTCCCTACCCATAATTCATAGAGTCTAAATAGCAATCTCCTTTTCCCTACCCATAATCATAGAGAAAGTCTAAATAGCACTCTCATTTTCCCTGCCCATAATCATAGAGAGAGTCTAAATAGCACTCTCATTTTCCCTACCCATAATCATAGAGAGAGTCTAAATAGCAATCTCACTGTCCCTACCCATAATCATAGAGAGAGAGTCTAAATAGCACTCTCATTTTCCCTACCCATAATCATAGAGAAAGTCTAAATAGCATTCTCCTATCCCATCACCATCTCAGCATGCTATCTCAACATCTATCATTAgatcaatcttaattaaaaagggtcgatcttaattaaaaagaaaaaaagagtagaaTTGAAGTATGCTATATAGAATGCCTCAATCATATTCTCCTCTcaggattttttcttttctttttttcctgcgCAGCTTCTTTCCAAATCACTTCTGTTTATACCATaccaaaagagaagaaaaatgaaggatAATGACACAAAACTAATgagaaaaagacaagagagaacCAGCTTTGGCATGCTATTACTcataatgagtaatgctagaaatcactCGTGTCCTTTTCtcactctaagaatgatgtggcttctaaaattaccattggacttgttattaattatgattgaattttgatcaaatggtaattttaaaaactacctCATTCTTGGAGTGATGCAAGAAAAACATAAGAATGACTTCTACAATTACTCATAATTCAGCCCTCAAGACCTAGTGAACCACAAAAATACACGTAGCTTtcctcaaaatcaaaacatgctTACCTGTGCAAATGTTGAGGGAAGGGAGGGCTCCAGCCAGACCAGATATAACAGCAACATTTCCCACACAACAACAAAGATCATAACATTACATCATCGCTTCGCTAATAAAACAAGTTTGTCTGGAAAACGACAGGTTTTGATTAAACTTTACTACGAAACAGGGTTAAGATAACCTCACGAGGGACCCCCATTAGATTTCTGTGACTGCGTGATGGACCATATTTGCTCATATGCTTCAGAACTGGCATGAGCATAATCTGACATGGCACGAAAGAGCTCAGGTAAACGAGATTTGAGACTGCCCAGTGACTTCTCTCTCACCTGAATACAATGTTTCTGGTGagcttcctcttcctcttccaatctCTTCTTTAAGCTGTCAATAGCAAATTGCTTCTCTGACATGGGATCCTTGGGATTTGCATCTTCACCCCTTTCAGCTTCTATTTCCTCTGGCCCCCTCCGCTGCATATACTTTTGGTACCAGTCCTCAAATGCTTGTTTTTTGCGGTAGTACTCCTTCCTGGTCTCCTCATACTTCTCTTTTAGCTTCATCTCTTCCTCCTGTTGAATTATTATGGTTTTTATCACAGCACCAAAGGAGGAAATTGCAGATTTCACAAGCTCATCTGGAAGCTTTTCAAGATGGTTGTGCCACGATTGGAGGAGGGCTTGGATTGGAGGATGCTGGGCTCTAGGTGGGGATGAGATTTTCTCCTTTAAGGTGCTTTCAATGGGGATGAGATTTAATTTCAACCAACTGTGAAGAGCTCGGATGTATTGTTTTTGATGGGTCACCAGCTTTTCAAATTCTGAATGCCATTCTTGGACAACATTCCAGAGTTGGACAGTGCGGTCATGGTGGTGTTTCGTTGTTTCCTTGGAAGTATCTACAATGTCAAGGGCTTTGAGGTCTATAACAAGTCTCAGCTGACCGTCATGATGCAGGCGCATGCTTTCCCACATTTTGGCCATCCTGTGGAGCAGATATCATATTTATGCCCATCATCCAAGTTGCTTTAAGGGAACAATTTTGTATATTGATAATGCCATAATTTTTGACAGGAGGAATGGAAAGGTTAaacaccaaacaaaaaaaaccaaaaactagtAAAACTAATCCTTTGGGCTGCATTTTTTGATGGACTAAATACAAAAGATATAATGCACAAGTTTTATACATAAAGCATAGCATGCAATTGAAGAGGATGGCAAAATATGGCACCGCAGCATACATGACCTTTTCCAGTTAGCAACATGAGAATCAATTGGAAGATAGACCTAATGCAGCCCAGAGCACATTTCATGATAtattaaacataaaaaaatcattggttATCTCAACACAGTACTGCCACGGCGAATTAGCATTAGTTGTCATTAAATGGTGACAAGACAACCTCAAAtggacattaaaaaatttataagaaatagaTTTAATAAATAAGCATAGGTAGTCTGAGTTGAAAACAGCCACCTCAAATAACTAATTCCCTCCCATTTGAGTTCAAACCTTGACAATAATGGAAGGGACTTGAAACACACCTTTACCACTTAAAACATCATTAAATCCATCACAAGACTATACTTTCTTATGCTATATCAAACAAAAAGCCAAGTGTACCCATGACAGTAAGCCCAACCAGACCATAAAAAAGCCTTTAAACTGACCCCGAGAGTTGAAATACAACCAAGCCAGTTTGGTGTGACTAATGAAGAGGGGAAATGTAAGCTCAAAAAATGGTCCTTTGGAATATAATTAAGGAAACACAGAAAGAAATGTTTCTAGAACACAGCATTACAACATTGATACAAAACTAAAGAGCAGACAGAGCAGAGCATATATGTGTGAGTGTGTGTCTGcctgtgtgtgtatatatatatatacagtgtTGAATACCTTGAGTAGAAACAGAGCACATCTAATCTATTGGTGGCAAAAGAGAGAAGACCTGGTCGATGTCAAATGGTATTGAGTCTATTGACactgaaccaaaaaaaaaatctggtttATGACTTCACATTTCAACAAGCTTAACTAAGAAAAAAGACAATGAGGCAACCAAACAGGAGTTTTGGGGGTGTTCTTGGTCAAAAAAGCAGGAAGTGCATAATGGTAAAGAGAGAACTTCTGAGTCCACTTAACAAAGATCTTGGGTACTGCAAAAAGCTAATGAACCATAATTCAGAAGTGCAAAAGCAACCACACTAGAAAATATGGTGGCCTCTTTTGGCATTCTTAGACCTTAATTTGCCACACAAAAGCTGGAGGCAGGCCCCTGATGTGAAACCAAACACATCATAAAGATAAAAGAGAGGTTCGGCAAGGATAATTTTGCGAGGAAAATTAAATCGAGTACAGCATTATAGAGATTTCTCAGTAACTTTTTGCTAATAAAAACTTACCCCTCAACAAGAGCAACAAGTTTTGGGTACAACTGCTCATCACGTAGGCGATTTACTTCCAAAACCGTTGAATCCATTGACTGCATGTCGACTATATATCTCGTATGCAAATGACTTACagctgcttttgttttttccaaGGATTCAGGACTCAAACTTCGTTTCTTCTGCCTGTTCAGCAGAGCAACCTTCCTTTGATACTCAAGCTTCATTAGCTCACCTTGCTGTCAGCATGATGCAAATATCAATTAGATTCAGCATAGGTAATAActtttcaacataaaaataccCATGAAACCACAATTACCGGCTAAGCACAGTTATgtatcagaaaaaaaataaaaaataaaataaaataataataataaaaggaaaaatctaACTCTGCTTCACAATTAATCATACAAAGAAGCTGAAAATTTTCATGCCCATGATTATCACAAACAGATTTTATTTATTCACATGCTAATAAAAACAATTCAAACCTGCACAAGACTCACCCACCCACCCTTTCCCCCCACCCCAGAACTTGTAGTAGCTCAACATACCTTGACTTCTTCATAAAGCTTCTTTTCCCAGGCTAACAGCTTATCCAAAATAGTGGCATGAGTTTCGTATTCTTCTGAATCAAAGTCATCCTTCCCACCCTCACCATTGGATACACCTCTGAACGACTTATTCCAGGTGATAACGCGCATGACCCTTGCAGAATGATCAATGTGTCCTGCAAAATCCTTAGAGCATATTAGTTTGTTCATTTGTGCAGCATTTAGAAAAcaataggaaaaaagaaaccatTGCTACAAATAACAGTTTGAATGAAATAAATCCAGAATTTGGCCAAGCGGATCCACCATCCTTCCAGTTGCTTGGACTGGGAATTTTGTGATCATCACACAATAACAAAAGGTATGGTAAGATATCTGTAACTCAAGACTGGTAAAAACTTTGAAACTCACAAGGGCACCATTAGAGGAAAGTCTTGAACTTTTCCtacttttgaaaagaaaaaagcaacaaaagatCTGAGATTGATGTGGGATCCAATAAAAAGTTATCATCTAAATATTGTAAACACGTCATGCGAACATGGAATGAGATCTTACTTCAACGAATTACTGAATTGGGCAGATCGATGtatgataaaagaaaattgaagctTTGTATGcaatttcaacaattaattaattgggtaTGACAGAAAAACCTCGAGTATGACACACAACATAAAGAATcgcaaaaaacaaaacacatccCACATGAATGATTCTCAGTTTCTTCGCTAACCAAAAACTTTGAAATGTAACACAATTAATTGTTAaccataaaaaacaacaaagaattACCCCGATTATCAGCGAAATTGGAGTGGTAATGCAAGCGAGTTGCCTCCAGCATCTTGGAGACCTCTTGGGCGCTCTGGTAGGCCTTGAGGAAATGATCATCAAGCTCACCCAATATCTTCAATAAACTCACACTCCCCACCGCCTTCGCCATTCTCCTCATCTCCGGCGGCGCCGTGTTGGCGTGCTCTATCTGCTTCTCCGGCGTCTTCGGCTCCACCGCATCTCTAAAATCAACCCCATTAGCCTCCACCGCATCTCTAAAATCAACCCCATTAGGCTCCACATTTTTGGGTTGTCCGCCAAAGGCCACACCTTCGCTCACATTCTCAGCCTCAACGTTCTCGCCTAGAGATGGCCCAGGGGCCATACCCTCCTCCACCATAAAGAAGTAGTCCCAGGCCATGCCCTTTGACTCCGGCATCGGTGGGACCGCCTTCATGTCCGGTGTCAGTGGGGGGTCTACTTCTCCGACACCATTTCTTGTACCACCCTTTGCAATAATACCGTTCTTTTCCTCCATTCCAACATTGCCCTCATTGTCTTCTTCCTCGTCTTCTTCGCCTTCTACtacatcatcatcttcttcttcttccgcAATGGCAATGGCCCTGACCTTTCGGGGCTTCGTGGGCATGGCGGGCATGCTGGTGGCGCGCTTAATGGGGATGGGGCTCGGCGAGAAGTTCGGgagcggcggcggcggcggaaGATTTTCCATGTGCGGCGGAGGCGGCGGAGGCGGTTGAGCGGCGGTCGGGTCCGCCGGAGGCTGGTGGTGGTGTTGGTGGGGCTCTTCGGCCTCGCCATGACCATAGTCGCTGAGCGCGGCGCCGGTGTTCTTTAAGCCCACGGCGTAGCCGGAATGGCCAGCGGAGAAGGCGTTGCGGGCTATTACGGCGTCTTTGATGAGGTTCTTGCGTTCCTTGCACCGCGACACCGACTCCTCGTTCTCTATTCTAGACTGTGCGCAACCCATTTCTTCTGGGTCTTTTTGTTGGGACCGTATACTTTACTCTTaagagcgagagagagattCAGATGTGGAAACTTGGGTGCTTTGAGGTTTCGAAACAGCTAAAATGGTGGCTTTGTGAGAGAATCATGCATGTTAGTTGGGTACAGAGAGAGAGTGAGGTTTACAGAGCAATGAGAGcgtgaagagagagagagagaaggataTACTGCCAAGTTTTGCGCAGGGATGGAGGCAGAGAGCGCAGAGGGGATGTTTGTGTACTCGCTGAGAGTATGGGAACCAGACCCTACTCGCTGGATT encodes the following:
- the LOC132189784 gene encoding nitrate regulatory gene2 protein, whose amino-acid sequence is MGCAQSRIENEESVSRCKERKNLIKDAVIARNAFSAGHSGYAVGLKNTGAALSDYGHGEAEEPHQHHHQPPADPTAAQPPPPPPPHMENLPPPPPLPNFSPSPIPIKRATSMPAMPTKPRKVRAIAIAEEEEDDDVVEGEEDEEEDNEGNVGMEEKNGIIAKGGTRNGVGEVDPPLTPDMKAVPPMPESKGMAWDYFFMVEEGMAPGPSLGENVEAENVSEGVAFGGQPKNVEPNGVDFRDAVEANGVDFRDAVEPKTPEKQIEHANTAPPEMRRMAKAVGSVSLLKILGELDDHFLKAYQSAQEVSKMLEATRLHYHSNFADNRGHIDHSARVMRVITWNKSFRGVSNGEGGKDDFDSEEYETHATILDKLLAWEKKLYEEVKQGELMKLEYQRKVALLNRQKKRSLSPESLEKTKAAVSHLHTRYIVDMQSMDSTVLEVNRLRDEQLYPKLVALVEGMAKMWESMRLHHDGQLRLVIDLKALDIVDTSKETTKHHHDRTVQLWNVVQEWHSEFEKLVTHQKQYIRALHSWLKLNLIPIESTLKEKISSPPRAQHPPIQALLQSWHNHLEKLPDELVKSAISSFGAVIKTIIIQQEEEMKLKEKYEETRKEYYRKKQAFEDWYQKYMQRRGPEEIEAERGEDANPKDPMSEKQFAIDSLKKRLEEEEEAHQKHCIQVREKSLGSLKSRLPELFRAMSDYAHASSEAYEQIWSITQSQKSNGGPS